CCCACAGCGCCCAGCCGGCCAGCCGGGGGTCGGTGCCGGAGAGGACGTCGTCCTCGGTGCCCTCCAGCTGGGTGTTGCCGTAGGTCTGCGAGGAGTAGCCGGTGACCGCGGCGTACAGGGGGCCGTCCGTGTACGTCCGCCGGTAGTCGTAGCGGCCGCCGGTGGGGACGGAGCCGGTCACGGTGTCGTGGCCGACCAGGATGTTGCCGCGGGGCTGGCTGTAGCGCTCCACCGTCAGGCGCTGGTTGGCGGGGTTGTGGTTGAGCCGCTTCGCCTGGAAGACCTGCACCCGGGTGGCCTGGGCGGCCAGCGCCACGATCAGCAGCACGCAGAAGATGCCCGCCCGGCGCCCGGTGGTGGAGATGCCCGGCAGGCCCTGCGGACCGCCCGCCGAGGCGCCCGTCCTGCTCCGGCGCGGCATCAGGCCTCCTCCGGCCGCGGCGCGGGGCGCCGGGCCACGTCGCTCATCCGCACCAGCAGCGCGACGATGATCCAGTTGGTCACCACCGAGGAGCCGCCCTGCGCGATGAAGGGCAGCGTCATACCGGTCAGCGGGATCAGGTCGAGAACGCCGCCGGCCACCACGAAGACCTGGATGCCGACGATCGCGGCCAGCCCGATCGCCAGCAGCCGGCCGAACGGGTCGGTGAGCGCGATGCCCGTCCGGAAGCCCCGCGAGACCAGCAGCGCGTACAGCAGGAACATCGCGATCAGGCCGGTCAGGCCGAGCTCCTCGCCGATGGTGGCGAGGATGAAGTCCGACTTCGCGGCGAAGCCGATCAGGATCGAGTGCCCGTTGCCGAGGCCGGTGCCGAGCAGCCCGCCCCAGGCGAAGGCGAACAGCGACTGGGCGATCTGGTTGGCGCCCCGACCGGCCGCGATCGAACCGAGCGGGTCGAGCCAGTCGGTGACCCGGCTGTGCACGTGCGGCGAGAGCCAGCCGACGCCGGCCGCCCCGACCGCCGCCAGCAGCAGTCCGATGGCGATCCAGCCGCTGCGCGCGGTGGCCACGTAGAGCATCACCACGAAGAGGCCGAAGAAGAGCAGCGAGGTGCCGAGGTCCGTCTCCAGCACCAGGACGCCCACGAAGGCGGCCCAGATCAGCAGCACCGGCCCGAGCACCCGGCCGACCGGCAGCTGCACCCCCCAGATCCGGCGGCCGGTCAGGGCCAGCGCGTCCCGGTGGACGGCCAGGTACGCGGCGAAGAACACCGCCAGCAGGATCTTGGCGAACTCCCCCGGCTGGAAGGAGAGCGGGCCGATGGTGATCCAGATCCGCGAGCCGTACACCGGCGGGAAGAGCACCGGCAGCACCAGCAGGACCAGCGCCACCAGCGCGCCGCTGTAGGCGTAGCGCTGCAGCCGCTTGTGGTCGCGCAGGAACAGCACCACCGCGATGAACAGCGCCACCCCGAGGGTCGACCAGAGCAGCTGGGTGGGGGCGGCCTCGCTGCGCGGGGTCGCCCGGTCGAGCCGGTAGATGACGACCAGCCCGACGCCGTTCAGCAGGATCGCGATCGGCAGCAGCAGCGGGTCCGCGTACGGCGCCCGCCAGCGGATCACGCCGTGCGCCAGCAGGGCGAGGACGCCGAGCGCCGCGCCGTAGCCGGCGGCGCCGGAGGGCACCGAGCCGTCGATGTCGACGCCGACCTCGATGTAGCCGAGCACGGCGATCAGGACGGCGGCCAGCACCAGGGCGAGCTCGGTGTTGCGGCGGGTGCGCACCGGCCGGGGCCGGGAGCTCGACCGCGCCACGGCGGATGGGGTCGCCACGGACCGTCCTGTCGGGGCTCGTCGGGGTGGGTCGGGCAGGCGGGGCGCCCGGGCCCGGGCCCGGAACGCCGGACGGACGGCCCCGGGGGCGGGCGGGCCGCCGCCCGTCCGCCCCCGGGGAGCCGCGGGAGGAGCCTCAGACGTCCGCGGTGTGCGCCTGCGCGGACTTCATGGCGGTCTTCAGGTGCTCCTCCGCCTCGTCGGACAGCGAGGTCTGGATGATCTCGCCGCCGTACTGGGCCAGCGCCGGGACGACCTTGTCGGCGGTCGCCGTCCGGACCAGCAGGAACAGGGCCGCGCTGCCCGGCTGGAGCTTCTGGCCGACGTTGCGCATGAAGTTGTCGTCCACCCCGATGTCGGTGGAGGCGCCGACGGCCGCGCCGGTGGCGCCGCCGATCGCCGCGCCGAGGAAGGGCATGAAGAAGAGCAGGCCGATCACCCCGCCCCAGAGCGCGCCGGAGGCCGCGCCCGCACCCGTGGTGCTCACCGCCTGGTGGAGCTTGATCTTGCCGTCGTCGCGGCGCTCCACCACGACCACGTCCTCCAGGTCGATCAGCTTCTGCTTCTGCAGGCCGAGGGCCTCGCTGCGGACCGCCTGGGCGGTGGCGACATCCGGGTAGGCGATCGCGAACAGGTTGCTCACGGGGGAGGTCCTTCCAACTCGTCGAGCGTGCCGGCCGGGCACGGGGCAGCCGGTACGGCGGCGCCCCTGGCCTTGCGCGTCACCCTAGCGAGCAATAGCCATATTTATTTCCTTTAGTGCCGGTGTGTCACGTTTTTGCCGACGCCTCCCGGCACCCGGCCCCGCTCCCGCCCCGACCGCCGACCGGTCATTCCGTACGGCGCCCCGCCAGCCCGCAGGCCCCCGCCGCGGCCACCGACAGCAGCACCGCGGCCACCGCCAGCGCCGCCCACGGGTACCCCACCCGCCCCGAGCGGGAGGCGTCCACCAGCTCCCGGACGGCCGCCTCGCCGGCGACGGCGGCGCCACCAGCACCAGCGTCGCCGCCGCCAACGCCAGCGGGATCCCGTACTGCCCGCGCAGCAGCACCGGCCGGTTGCAGAGCGCGCCGACCGCCACCCCCAGCAGGACGCACACCACGGAGGCCAGGAAGCCGGCCGGCACGGCCTCCCCCACCGGCGCCGGCGGCGCCTTGGGGTTGCTGACCGGCCCGCTCGCCGTCAGCAGCGCGAACGTCCCGCCGGCCGCCAGCAGCAGGCCCGCCGAGAGCGCCGAGAGCAGCGCCGCCAAGTGCACCCGGGGGCCGGTGGCCGCCGCCGCCAGACAGGCCCGTGAGGCGGCCGGCTCGGCCGTCACCGCCACCCGTACCAGCCAGGCGGTGACCGGCAGCAGCACCGCCGCGCCGACCGCCTGACTGCCGAGCAGCGGATCCCCGATCGAGACGCCGATCACCATCAGCAGCGCGTATGCCAGGAAGGGCGGCAGCCAGCCGTACGAGCGCAGCAGCAGTTCCGCCTGATAGCGGATCAGCGCCCTCACGGGGCCGGCTCCACGACCGGCTCCACGAGCGGCTCCGCTGCCGACACCACGGTGGGTGCCACGGCCGGCGCAGCCACCGGCTCCGCCAGTCGGCGGACGGCCAGCACCCGGACGGCGGGCCGGCCGGTGAGCAGCCGGCGCAGCAGGGCGTCCGACTGCCCGGCCCGGACGGTGAGGCGCACCGCCGTACCCGCCGACGGGGCGCGGACCGGGTCCCCGGGCAGTCGGGCGGGCAGCAGCCCGGCCAGCGGACCGTCCGGGGAGTCCGCGTCGATCTCGACCAGCGGGCCCGGCGCCGCGCCCGCGGCGGCCGAGGTGGGCGCCACGTGGTGCAGCGCGCCGTCCTCGCCCACCCGGTAGCCGTCGGTGGCCAGGCCGGCGAGCCGGTCGGGGTCGTGGTCGACGAAGAGGACGACACCACCGAGCGCGGCCCGTTCGGCGGCGGCCTCGTCGAGCAGGGACCTGGCCGGCTGGTCCAGGCCGGTCCACGCCTCGTCCAGAAGCAGCAGGTCCGCCTCCGCGAGCAGGGCCTGCGCCACCGCGACCTTCTGACAGGTGCCCTTGGAGAGGCGGCTCAGCGGGGTGTCCGCCTGGGCGGTGACACCCAGGCGCTCCAGCCAGCCGTCCGCCCGCCGCCGGGCCTCGGCCGCCGGCAGTCCGTGCACCCGGCCGAGCGCGGCCAGGTAGCCGCGGGCGTCGAAGGGCAGCGCGGGCGGGAACCGCTCGGGCACGTACGCCCGCCGCCCGGGCGACCGCACCCGCCCCTCGCTGGGCCGTTCGATCCCGGCGGCCAGCTTCAGCAGGGTGGACTTGCCGCTGCCGTTGGGCCCCTCGATCCGCACCAGCGCGCCCGGTTCCAGGGCCAGGTCGGCCCCCCGCAGGACCCACCGCCCGCCTCGGCCGTAGCGCTTGCCGACACCGTCCAGCCGCATCCACCGCTCCCATCCCTTTGCTCGGCAGGGTAGTTCGCGCCGTGTTCGGAGGGCGTCAGGGCGGCCCCGCGTTGGCCATCGCGAACTGATGATCCCTAGGATTCGCCGGGTGACTACCGACCGACGACCGACGGCCAGGCTCGGCAGCCTGTTGGCCGCTCTCGCGATAGCGGGCGGTGCGCTGCTCAGCGGCCTGCCCGCCCATGCCGACGAACCATCAGGCGGCGCCACCGCCAAGGCCACCGGGGAGGCCCCCAAGGTCGACCTCGTCCTGGACGTCAGCGGCTCCATGCGGGCCGCCGACATCGAGGGGAAGAGCCGCATCTCGGTGGCCCAGCAATCGCTGAACGAGGTGATCGACGCCCTGCCCGCGGAAACCGACTTCGGCATCCGCACCCTCGGCGCCAACTACCCCGGCGACGACAAGGCGCAGGGCTGCCTGGACACCAAGCAGCTCTTCCCGGTGGGCAGGACGAACAAGGTGGAGGCGAAGACCGCCGTCGCCACCCTGCGGCCCACCGGCTGGACCCCGATCGGCCTCGCCCTGCGCGGCGCCGCCCAGGACCTCGGCAAGGGCGAGACCACCCGCCGGGTGGTGCTGATCACCGACGGCGAGGACTCCTGCGCCCCGCCGGACCCGTGCGACGTGGCCCGTGAACTCGCCGCCCAGGGCATCCACCTGGTGGTCGACACGCTCGGCCTGGCGCACGACGACAAGACCCGCCAGCAGCTGCTCTGCATCGCCAACGCCACCGGCGGCACCTACACCGACGTCCGGACCCAGGAGCAGCTCACCGACAAGGTGAAGCAGCTGGTCGACCGCTCGGTGGACACCTACACCGTGACCCCGACCAAGACCGCCGGCACCGACACCTGCGCGACCGCGCCGGTGCTGACCCCCGGTGTCTACAGCGACCGGGAGAAGTTCTCCGAGCACCGGGTCTACCGGGTGCCGGTGCAGGCCGGGCAGGAGCTGCGCGCCTCGGTCAGCGTCTCCGTCGACCGGGCGGTGGCCCGCGACTACGGCGTGCTGCTGCAGGCGACCAGCACCGCGGGCCAGGAGCTCGTCCGCGGCACCGACGCGGGCAGCGGCCGTACCGACGTGGCCTCCACCGGCCTGCGCTGGTCGGCCTCGATGACCTCCGCCTCGCCGACCGCCTCCGCCTCGGCCTCGCCGAGCGGCGCCGCCCGGACGGACGTCTGCCTGGTGATCAGCAACTCGCTCGCCCCGCAGCCGGGGGTGGCGGCCGATCCCGGACTGCCGCTGGAGCTGACCGTCGACCTGGCGGCGGCCTCCCCGGCCCCGGACGGCCCGGCGATGGGACTCGGCCACGGCTGGATCCTGCTGCTGGTGCTGACCCTCGCCGGCCTGCTGACCGGCCTGCTCTTCGGCTGGATCGCACGCTGGCGCATCGCTGTCTGGCGGGAGAACTGACCATGCGTACCCTTCTCAGGACCTCGCTCGCCGCCCTCGCCCTGGCCCCGGTGCTGGTGCCGCTGGCGGCCCCCGCCGCCTCGGCCGCCTCGCCGTCCCCCTCGCCGTCGGCGAGCAGCACGGCGCCCAGCAGCAAGGTCGGGACCACCTTCCTGACCGCGACCACGCTGGCCCCCGGCCAGGACGCCAAGGTGTCCGCGTCCACCGGTGACTACCTCTACTGGGCGTTCGCCGCGTCCGAGGGCCAGACGCCCACCGTCTCGCTGAACGTGGCGCTGGCCGCGGCCGCCGACCGGCACGGCCCGCAGACGTGGAGTGTGGAGGTCTTCGACGGCCTGCGCCGCCGCCAGTCCTGCACCGCGGGCACCCAGAACGCGACCGGCGAGGCCGCCGCGGCCTCGCTCGCGCTCGGCTGCACGCTGCGCCAGGTCCGCTCCTGGGCCGAGCCGTGGTCCGGCGACCCGCTGCCGGGCACCTACTACGTCCGGCTCTCGGTGGCCGACGCGCCGCAGCAGGACCTGGGCCTCGCGGCCTCAGTCCAGCTGCACATCGCCACCAAGGGCGGCCAGGACGACGCCCAGCCCGAGGGCGGCTCGCTGAAGGCGCCGCTGGTGCCGCCGGTCAACGCCGGTGCCACCGCGGCCCCGGGCAGCACCGCCGTGCCGGCCGCCGGCGCCCGGGCGGCGGCCCCGGTCGAGCCCGAGTCGCACTGGTACACCGGCTGGTTCTCCGGCTGGAACAGCCGCTGGTTCTGGACGGTCGCCGGCGGCGCGCTGGCCGCCCTGGCCGGCGTCGCGGGCTACACGCTCACCCGCCACCCGCGCGGGCGCCGCCCGGCCCGGTACGGCGCCGTCCCGCCGC
The sequence above is a segment of the Kitasatospora sp. NBC_00240 genome. Coding sequences within it:
- a CDS encoding FtsW/RodA/SpoVE family cell cycle protein, with the translated sequence MATPSAVARSSSRPRPVRTRRNTELALVLAAVLIAVLGYIEVGVDIDGSVPSGAAGYGAALGVLALLAHGVIRWRAPYADPLLLPIAILLNGVGLVVIYRLDRATPRSEAAPTQLLWSTLGVALFIAVVLFLRDHKRLQRYAYSGALVALVLLVLPVLFPPVYGSRIWITIGPLSFQPGEFAKILLAVFFAAYLAVHRDALALTGRRIWGVQLPVGRVLGPVLLIWAAFVGVLVLETDLGTSLLFFGLFVVMLYVATARSGWIAIGLLLAAVGAAGVGWLSPHVHSRVTDWLDPLGSIAAGRGANQIAQSLFAFAWGGLLGTGLGNGHSILIGFAAKSDFILATIGEELGLTGLIAMFLLYALLVSRGFRTGIALTDPFGRLLAIGLAAIVGIQVFVVAGGVLDLIPLTGMTLPFIAQGGSSVVTNWIIVALLVRMSDVARRPAPRPEEA
- a CDS encoding DUF1269 domain-containing protein, encoding MSNLFAIAYPDVATAQAVRSEALGLQKQKLIDLEDVVVVERRDDGKIKLHQAVSTTGAGAASGALWGGVIGLLFFMPFLGAAIGGATGAAVGASTDIGVDDNFMRNVGQKLQPGSAALFLLVRTATADKVVPALAQYGGEIIQTSLSDEAEEHLKTAMKSAQAHTADV
- a CDS encoding ABC transporter, with translation MRALIRYQAELLLRSYGWLPPFLAYALLMVIGVSIGDPLLGSQAVGAAVLLPVTAWLVRVAVTAEPAASRACLAAAATGPRVHLAALLSALSAGLLLAAGGTFALLTASGPVSNPKAPPAPVGEAVPAGFLASVVCVLLGVAVGALCNRPVLLRGQYGIPLALAAATLVLVAPPSPARRPSGSWWTPPARGGWGTRGRRWRWPRCCCRWPRRGPAGWRGAVRNDRSAVGAGAGPGAGRRRQKRDTPALKEINMAIAR
- a CDS encoding ATP-binding cassette domain-containing protein; the encoded protein is MRLDGVGKRYGRGGRWVLRGADLALEPGALVRIEGPNGSGKSTLLKLAAGIERPSEGRVRSPGRRAYVPERFPPALPFDARGYLAALGRVHGLPAAEARRRADGWLERLGVTAQADTPLSRLSKGTCQKVAVAQALLAEADLLLLDEAWTGLDQPARSLLDEAAAERAALGGVVLFVDHDPDRLAGLATDGYRVGEDGALHHVAPTSAAAGAAPGPLVEIDADSPDGPLAGLLPARLPGDPVRAPSAGTAVRLTVRAGQSDALLRRLLTGRPAVRVLAVRRLAEPVAAPAVAPTVVSAAEPLVEPVVEPAP
- a CDS encoding VWA domain-containing protein — protein: MTTDRRPTARLGSLLAALAIAGGALLSGLPAHADEPSGGATAKATGEAPKVDLVLDVSGSMRAADIEGKSRISVAQQSLNEVIDALPAETDFGIRTLGANYPGDDKAQGCLDTKQLFPVGRTNKVEAKTAVATLRPTGWTPIGLALRGAAQDLGKGETTRRVVLITDGEDSCAPPDPCDVARELAAQGIHLVVDTLGLAHDDKTRQQLLCIANATGGTYTDVRTQEQLTDKVKQLVDRSVDTYTVTPTKTAGTDTCATAPVLTPGVYSDREKFSEHRVYRVPVQAGQELRASVSVSVDRAVARDYGVLLQATSTAGQELVRGTDAGSGRTDVASTGLRWSASMTSASPTASASASPSGAARTDVCLVISNSLAPQPGVAADPGLPLELTVDLAAASPAPDGPAMGLGHGWILLLVLTLAGLLTGLLFGWIARWRIAVWREN
- a CDS encoding peptidase, giving the protein MRTLLRTSLAALALAPVLVPLAAPAASAASPSPSPSASSTAPSSKVGTTFLTATTLAPGQDAKVSASTGDYLYWAFAASEGQTPTVSLNVALAAAADRHGPQTWSVEVFDGLRRRQSCTAGTQNATGEAAAASLALGCTLRQVRSWAEPWSGDPLPGTYYVRLSVADAPQQDLGLAASVQLHIATKGGQDDAQPEGGSLKAPLVPPVNAGATAAPGSTAVPAAGARAAAPVEPESHWYTGWFSGWNSRWFWTVAGGALAALAGVAGYTLTRHPRGRRPARYGAVPPQAQPQGPSQAPQPGQYPGSGQR